A single Panicum virgatum strain AP13 unplaced genomic scaffold, P.virgatum_v5 scaffold_183, whole genome shotgun sequence DNA region contains:
- the LOC120693835 gene encoding uncharacterized tatC-like protein ymf16, whose protein sequence is MPKMHFSFELLIEWNFAPETFLGEVRIRSVRILIGLGLTWFTRYWFPEESISPLAKPFLTLPLDSYFVRTQSTEAPPTYVATSSIACSYFVFPLISHQIWCFSIPSCYGEQRQKYNRFLHLSGSRFSLFLFLTPPRVVPNVWHFPYFVGATSTNSLMIKLQPKIYDYIMLTVRILFIPSVCSQVPVIVICLPEPRGLSVETFTSNRRFLMVFPLITAALSTPPDIWCQIVAPFLIYSIIEFAIFVALIVQVREEGWTSRMRESGSIEKKEE, encoded by the coding sequence ATGCCGAAAATGCATTTCTCCTTTGAATTACTCATTGAATGGAATTTCGCACCGGAAACTTTTCTAGGAGAAGTTCGAATCCGTTCCGTTCGGATATTGATCGGTCTTGGTTTGACATGGTTTACGCGTTACTGGTTCCCGGAAGAGTCAATTTCTCCATTAGCTAAACCCTTTCTTACCCTACCTTTGGACTCGTATTTTGTTCGTACACAATCAACGGAGGCCCCCCCGACATATGTTGCAACGTCTTCAATAGCATGCTCTTACTTCGTCTTTCCCTTAATAAGTCATCAAATTTGGTGCTTTTCGATCCCCAGTTGCTATGGGGAACAAAGGCAGAAATACAATAGATTCCTCCATTTAAGTGGTTCTCGCTTCTCCTTGTTCCTGTTCCTAACTCCTCCCCGGGTAGTTCCCAATGTTTGGCACTTTCCATACTTCGTGGGTGCAACATCAACAAATTCGCTCATGATCAAGTTACAACCTAAGATCTATGACTATATTATGTTAACTGTTCGTATTTTGTTCATTCCATCGGTATGCTCCCAGGTACCTGTAATTGTGATCTGTTTGCCAGAACCAAGGGGTCTTTCTGTGGAAACCTTCACGAGCAATCGTCGTTTTTTGATGGTTTTTCCGCTTATCACAGCAGCTCTTTCCACACCTCCGGATATCTGGTGCCAAATCGTCGCCCCTTTCCTTATATATTCGATAATCGAGTTTGCTATCTTTGTGGCATTGATTGTACAAGTTCGTGAAGAGGGCTGGACGAGTAGAATGAGGGAAAGCGGCTCGATCGAGAAAAAAGAGGAGTAG
- the LOC120693836 gene encoding cytochrome c oxidase subunit 2 — protein sequence MILRSLECRFLTIALCDAAEPWQLGSQDAATPMMQGIIDLHHDIFFFLILILVFVSRMLVRALWHFNEQTNPIPQRIVHGTTIEIIRTIFPSVIPLFIAIPSFALLYSMDGVLVDPAITIKAIGHQWYRTYEYSDYNSSDEQSLTFDSYTIPEDDPELGQSRLLEVDNRVVVPAKTHLRMIVTPADVPHSWAVPSSGVKCDAVPGRSNLTSISVQREGVYYGQCSEIRGTNHAFTPIVVEAVTLKDYADWVSNQLILQTN from the exons ATGATTCTTCGTTCATTAGAATGTCGATTCCTCACAATCGCTCTTTGTGATGCTGCGGAACCATGGCAATTAGGATCTCAAGACGCAGCAACACCTATGATGCAAGGAATCATTGACTTACATCACGATATCTTTTTCTTCCTCATTCTGATTTTGGTTTTCGTATCACGGATGTTGGTTCGCGCTTTATGGCATTTCAACGAGCAAACTAATCCAATCCCGCAAAGGATTGTTCATGGAACTACTATCGAAATTATTCGGACCATTTTTCCTAGTGTCATTCCATTGTTCATTGCTATACCATCGTTTGCTCTGTTATACTCAATGGACGGGGTATTAGTAGATCCAGCCATTACTATCAAAGCTATTGGACATCAATGGTATCGGA CTTATGAGTATTCGGACTATAACAGTTCCGATGAACAGTCACTCACTTTTGACAGTTATACGATTCCAGAAGATGATCCAGAATTGGGTCAATCACGTTTATTAGAAGTTGACAATAGAGTGGTTGTACCAGCCAAAACTCATCTACGTATGATTGTAACACCCGCTGATGTACCTCATAGTTGGGCTGTACCTTCCTCAGGTGTCAAATGTGATGCTGTACCTGGTCGTTCAAATCTTACCTCCATCTCGGTACAACGAGAAGGAGTTTACTATGGTCAGTGCAGTGAGATTCGTGGAACTAATCATGCCTTTACGCCTATCGTCGTTGAAGCAGTGACTTTGAAAGATTATGCGGATTGGGTATCCAATCAATTAATCCTCCAAACCAACTAA